In Prionailurus viverrinus isolate Anna chromosome F2, UM_Priviv_1.0, whole genome shotgun sequence, the sequence ccctgcgtcaggttctgcgctaggtgtggagactgcttgcgattatctctctccccctctttctctcttcccctcccccatgctctcagtctctctctctctctctctctctctctcaaaataaatacataaacctttaaaaaacagatttttggcAACAGCGGATGAAGTTCTCGGATGGGGACTACTGTCCTCCCCAGTGCGTGTAGGGGAGGGCTTCAATCTTCCAGTGAGACCCAGATTTCAGAGGCGGACAGCCTCTTTCCAACTCTGCACTTTATAGACGAGGTTCCGGACTCTTGTCGGGGACAAGATAACAGGAGCTGGCAGCACCACATCTGCATCAGCAGGTGGCCTGGGAGCGAGGGGTGCATTGTCCTCACGCGGCCTAGGTGCCAAGGACACCCAGTCCCtgctcctctgggcctcaggcaGCTGCTGAGCTTTGAATCTGGAGCAGCCCAGCTCAGCCACTCCCTGCTCAGCCTGGTGGCCTCGGGGGCTCAGCTCTGGCACCCGGCCCTGGTGCAGGGGGGTTGCATGCTGTTGCAACTGCTCTGGGTGTGGGGACAGGCTCCtcagggcagggagtggggcCCCAGCTGGGCCTGGCAGGGAGCTGGGTGCTCAGCCTACAAGAACTCGGGGGATCAGAGGCCTGTGTCATCTTTACCTGGGAACATTACGTAAGATTGGACACGTGCTGCTacttggggaggaggagaggccgGGTGGAAGGAAGGTGACACAGGGAGACCCAGGACCCCCCCAGGGCTGAGCGCAGGGCAGAGGCCCAGCTTCCGACTGTGACCCTGGGGGAGGCAGAACCGGGAGAAAGGCCACAGCTATGCTGTGCTCCGAGTATCAGCCAAGCTCTCTGAGCTCCAGCggcctccctgccttcctgccaGGGGGAACAGGTCAAAGCCTGTGGCCTGGCTGTGGCCCCACGCCCACACAGCCCCAGAATGCTCCTCCCTGAGGATCAAGCCCAGCTTCCCACAAACCCTGCTCAGCCGACCCACCTTTAGTGTTCCCCCACTGCCTGGGTCTCCGTGCAGCCCCTCCGGCCCTTTCttacctctgggcctttgcacctgtTGTCCTCACTGCCTTCCCAGGGCTGGGATCGCAGCCCTCTGAGAGTCCGGTGAGCCCTCCAggaccccaccctcctccccacagccctaCAGGTCTGTGGTGCCCCAGGGCCCACCCGATCCTGGTATGCGGTGGGCGCGGTCTCTGAGAGTCCCCTGACTTAATGACTGTGGGGAAgccgtgggggcggggaggaggcagagagaattcaGGCTTTGGGGCAGACCGCTCTGCCAGCCAGGGATTAAATCCAAAAAGCAGTTTGTGCCTCAGCGTCCTCATCTGTAGCAAGGGCAATTAATGTCCTCATTGGAAATGTCTCTTGGCCGCACCTCGACTTGTGAATGTCGAAGTCTCGCAGGAGACCCCCGGTCATCACGTGGCACCCAATGTGGCTTTCCCTTGGGACTTGTACAAGTCGGGCCTGCCCTAGCGGGGAAGCTGGCCGGACAGGAGCCAAGAGAGGGAGTTTCCACTCTCTTTGAGAAAGAAACCCCAAACTTCAAAGGCTGGGTGGGGTGGCCCAACCCTGAGCCCCAAGTTTGTTCCCGAGAAGGCCACTTCACGTGGACTTTGTGCCAACCTGCTCCTGGGTCCCCGGAGCCCAGCAGTCCTGGCCACGAAGGGAACTGTACTAGTGACTCAGAGGGGCCCCAAGGGAATCCTGACATCCGTGTTTCGAGGCAGGGCCCCCTCAGCCCACCTTGTCCTCCAGGGTGTGGACAGAACCACAGAAAGCCTGCGAGAACACaagtccctgcccctgccccgcttccCCACACGCTTCAGGAGCACCCCCGGGTAGGATGGCGGCCACGGCAGCGTCACAGGCACGGGGGACAGACAGCAGGCTGGGCTTGCAGGcactgggtggggggtggtggcccTGTGAGGCCAGAGAGGTGGCTGCTGGGAACGGGAGGACCTTTGTCCCTTTTGGGTACTCTGGGAACTCCGGGGACACTAGTGTCCGGCCGAGTTGCGGAGGTGGAGGCTGAGAGAAAGGCAGTGGGAGACCGGCTGTCCTGGCTGCAATCTGTCCCTTGGTTCCCAGAATCGAGGCCCAGGCCCCACCAGGGAAGGTCCCGGGCATCATGGCGTCCCGTCACCTTGGCACTTGGGCTGTGGGAGCTGCGCTCCGCCAGGCAGGCAGGACGTTGGCCTCTGGGGCCCCCGGAAGGGATGTGAGGGACAGCGATGTCGGGGGAGGGAAATTACCAGGGCCTGcgaggggaggaggcaggtgggCCAGGGCAGGGCCCCAGGGCTAGGAGCAGGGAGGCCCCGAGAGGGCTGTGGGCCGGGGACCTGCATGCGGTCCTGGGGAGAGGCCccgggcaggggtgagggaggagagcTGGAGCCTCTGGCCCCTTGCCCCCCAAGAAGAGCCCCGGGTGCCCGGCTGGGCCCTGACTTGGGGTGCAGGGCGGTAGGAGTTGTGGGGCACACCGCAGGGCCGACCACAGATGCTGGGGAACCCCACGGGAGCCCCCAGGCTGAGGGCTGGGAAGGGGTGCTGGCTTTTTGGATTCTGAAGAGAgtgcctcctgctctctgagtTTATGCCTGGAGAATGCCACCGCCCTCCGTAAAGTGCCCCTGCCTGGCCCCGAGGTACGGGGGACCCCCCCCAAAATTTCAACATCTCAGACAATGGGGACAGGATGTACAGCTTTATTCTCCTCCACGAGCTCCTAGGAGGAGGCCTTGCCGTGGGCGCCTCTGGTGGGGGGCGGGCCAGCCCCCGTGCCCAGTGAGAACACAGGCCCCACACGGATTCTGCCCCCACAGCGGCAGCCAGGGGACCATGAACAGGCCTGCCTTCGCTGgcagggactgggggtgggggcgaggcGGCCTCCTGGAGTCCCTCATCCCATGAGCTGACCTGGGGTGGCCCTGTGGGctctctcggggtgcctggctcCCAGGAGGCCCGGGGGTGGGTGCTTGTGCAGAGTGAATTCGCCCCTGAGGTGTGAGCGAGCCGTGGAAAGAGTGGCGGGTCGGTGCGCAGGGGAGCACAGGCGTGGCTGGTGCAGGGGACGCCCAGACCTCTGACCCGCCTGCCCCGTGCGTGGTGGATCCGGGCACTCGAGGCCAGAGTGGGAGGAGCCCCCGTGGGAAGCCCCGCAATGGGGTGGAGGGTGTCGGGGAGGACCGGGTGGCCGGGACCCCGGGAGAGGGCCGAGGGTCCCTCAGAGGCGGGTTCCCTGAGGTAGGGGGGCTTCCCGCCCCGGGGTGGGAGCCCGAGGAGGGGGCCGGGCGGCCCcgggggaagcagggaggagcaCAGGAGAGACAGGGACTCTTCCTGCCTGCGTGGGTGGCCGAGTGCGGGGAGCGGGGCAGGCTGGCGACGGCCTGCGAGGGGCCGGGTGAGAGCCGGGCCCGCCCGTGGAGCGTGGGCTCAGCGGGCCGCCCGGAGCAGCGCCCACAGCAGGCTGACGGAGGCACTGAGCCACAGAGCCCCGTGGCTGCCCGCCAGGCCCGCGGCCGCGTTACGGTTGCACTGGCTGCCTTGgcagcaggagacagagagggtgcgGCCGTCCGAGGACATGGTGCTGTTGGGGCACACCGGGGAGCAGGACTTCATGACCAGGATGCCACCAGGGTTTGCTGTGGAGAGAGGGGCGAGGGCCGTGGGTAGAGGGCTCTGTGCGTCCCCCGCCCGGCCCCCCGCGGCCCGGGGCTGCGGGCACCGCAGGCCCCGTCCGCTTCCAGGGCTCCCGGGGGCTCCGTTCTAGTGGGAGGTGGttagagcaggggtggggtggccgGGTGACAGTAGCCAGCCCGGGCAGAGCAGAGGGACAGGCAGGCTGCAGCGGGACGAGGAGGATGTCGGGGGCCGGTCCCCACCCGCTCAGGACCCACCTCTGTGCACAGTCCCCCCGCCCGCACGTGGgcccaccggggggggggggggacaccagACGCCCCAGGAGCAAATTCTCCGGTCACACGTGATGAGTGGTCACGACCGCGCTCAGCTATTACAGAACAGGGCAGTGTCCACGAACCCTGTCCTGAGCTATTGCCGAGGAGACGGGAAGGATGGGGGCAGGTGCTGCCTGGGACATTGACCCAGTGTGGCCGCCTCCTCCCTGGCTgagcccccgcccctcccccaggatTGCCAGCAGGGGGCCAGGAGACACCTCCACCTGCGGGTGATGCTGGGAGCACACGGGCGTGACCACCGACCGGCCTCTCGGCAGCCGCGGGTCCCGTCCCCCAGTTCCTGCTCCGGGATCCCTCCTGTTCCCCCTCACGCATCAGCACCCTCCCCCCTCGGGGGGCCTCTGCTCACGGCTCCCTCTGAGGAGCACCCCCCCCATTGTCATCCAGGGCCATGACCGCTCGGGCAACACCGCCTGGCAGGACACACGGGTGGACAGACTCAGCAGATGGGCAGTGAGGAGCAAACAGGAGGTGGGGTAAGGGGGGGGCATGGGGGTCTAAAGGAagcccccaccccggggaggGAATGGGGGCCCTCAAGGTGTTGGGTCCTGTCCGGGTGTAAGAACTGATGCTTCAGCAGCAAAAGGCACCCATGGGGGGGGGGTCCCGGCATGGGGGGGACCACCGGGAccagctcctccccagccctcccacccacccctgccttgTGCCACAGCCAGAGCAGCAGAGCACAGTGGGTGCTCAGGGGCCATCGGCCAGGTGACTGAAACAGAACACACCTGCCTGTGCCCCACACGCCCAGGACTTGGCCAGAAGTGGGGGAGCGTCCCCGTCCCCTAGGCCCTGAGAAAGTGACCTGGTCCTTGGGCAGGGTCCTTCTCCGCCTGACGGGAGCAGGTCCGGGAGGCATCGAGGGGTTTGTGCTGCCTCTTCACAGCGTCCCTGCACCAAGGAGGGGTGGGGTCCAGCCAGACACCATGTCTCCCCGTAATAAGGGGGCTCTGTGTCCCATGTGGGAGGGCCTTTGTAATCATCGAGGCTCAC encodes:
- the LOC125156225 gene encoding lymphocyte antigen 6E-like — protein: MRPLLVFLLLAALCTDLARALHCHVCCGHKDCESLVECAPTDKYCVITQATNPGGILVMKSCSPVCPNSTMSSDGRTLSVSCCQGSQCNRNAAAGLAGSHGALWLSASVSLLWALLRAAR